The DNA window GATCTTATTGGATATTATTCCCCATCTGCTCCAGCTACTTTTTTTGCACCTACACGATATAAAAGAGCTCAAATTTTTTTAGAAAGTAAAGGATTCAAATTAATTTCTGGAAATCTTTCAGGAAAAAGTCAAGGCTATAGATCTGGAAGTATTGTTGAAAGAGCCAATGAACTAAATACTCTTATTGAAAATAAAGAGGTTAAATGCATAATGTCAACTATTGGTGGAAGTAATTCAAACTCTATTTTGCCTTATTTAAATTTTGAGGAAATTAAAAAAAATCCAAAAATATTTATAGGATACTCTGATGTAACTGCAATTCTATTGGGTATATATGCCAAAACAGGTATTATAACTTTTTATGGTCCCGCTCTTGTGGCAAGCTTTGGAGAGTTCCCACCATTAGTCGAAGAAACTTTCTCATACTTTTCAGATATTTTAATGAATAACTTAAATCTACCTTATACATTTAAAACTCCTGACAAATATACTGATATGTTTATAAATTGGGAGGATCAAAATACCTCTAAAACTACTTACGAGAACAAATTAGTTACTGTTACTCCAGGGAAAGTTTCAGGACGATTAATAGGTGGAAATCTAAATACAATGTATGGAATTTGGGGAAGCGAATATATGCCTGAAATTAAAAAAGGGGATATTCTTTTCATTGAGGACTCTTTAAAATCTGCTGCTGATATAGAACGAAGTTTTTCCTTTTTAAAGCTTAA is part of the Cetobacterium somerae genome and encodes:
- a CDS encoding S66 family peptidase, with protein sequence MFKLKKGDLIGYYSPSAPATFFAPTRYKRAQIFLESKGFKLISGNLSGKSQGYRSGSIVERANELNTLIENKEVKCIMSTIGGSNSNSILPYLNFEEIKKNPKIFIGYSDVTAILLGIYAKTGIITFYGPALVASFGEFPPLVEETFSYFSDILMNNLNLPYTFKTPDKYTDMFINWEDQNTSKTTYENKLVTVTPGKVSGRLIGGNLNTMYGIWGSEYMPEIKKGDILFIEDSLKSAADIERSFSFLKLNKVFEKVSGIILGKHELFNDQNSGKKPYEILLEVLGDTKIPFLAEFDCCHTHPMITLPIGGEVELDSTNKKVTLLKF